One part of the Oceanispirochaeta sp. M1 genome encodes these proteins:
- a CDS encoding porin family protein — MIKKKLFILITALIMVSEISSLEAFHFGMIGAFSMPFYTGSGFEEELQEIGLEASVDKVINNPIWGFSLGPTMEYRFHPAFSLESEFLLSAAGGGYVMVENGLREVHLFSEINLDLPVLIKYSLALKKNRSLYFMAGPQLSIFLLEAEFVQDDHVFNKENNGRDAYYPVGLGILTAFGWQAPLRKMDILMELRYAREFTNSIRDIGNNYQNVISIATGLKFRTGGEDK, encoded by the coding sequence ATGATTAAAAAGAAACTCTTTATTTTGATCACTGCGTTGATCATGGTCTCTGAGATTTCATCCCTCGAAGCATTTCATTTTGGAATGATCGGCGCATTTTCAATGCCATTCTACACCGGTTCAGGTTTTGAAGAAGAACTTCAAGAGATTGGACTGGAGGCATCAGTTGATAAAGTTATAAACAATCCCATCTGGGGCTTTTCCCTGGGACCCACCATGGAGTACAGATTTCACCCAGCCTTTTCTCTGGAGTCTGAGTTTTTACTCTCTGCCGCTGGAGGTGGATATGTCATGGTGGAAAATGGACTACGGGAAGTTCATCTTTTTTCCGAGATCAATCTGGATCTCCCTGTATTAATAAAATACAGCTTAGCCCTCAAAAAAAATAGAAGCCTTTATTTTATGGCAGGTCCTCAGCTGTCCATTTTTCTATTAGAAGCAGAATTTGTGCAGGATGACCATGTCTTTAATAAAGAAAATAACGGAAGGGATGCTTACTATCCTGTAGGTCTGGGCATCCTTACTGCATTTGGATGGCAGGCTCCTCTTAGAAAGATGGATATTCTTATGGAACTGCGCTATGCCCGTGAGTTTACTAATTCTATCCGTGATATAGGCAATAATTATCAGAATGTAATATCCATTGCTACGGGACTTAAGTTCCGTACCGGGGGA